A window of Candidatus Deferrimicrobiaceae bacterium contains these coding sequences:
- a CDS encoding twin-arginine translocase TatA/TatE family subunit: MFGLGIPELLIVLVIVVLLFGAGKLSQIGSGLGEGIRNFKKAMKEKNEIDVTPSKPENKDK; the protein is encoded by the coding sequence ATGTTCGGACTCGGGATACCGGAACTTCTGATCGTTCTCGTGATCGTGGTCCTGCTCTTCGGGGCGGGGAAGCTTTCGCAGATCGGAAGCGGCCTTGGGGAAGGGATCCGCAACTTCAAAAAGGCGATGAAGGAGAAGAACGAGATCGACGTCACTCCCTCCAAGCCGGAGAACAAGGACAAGTAG